One Thermosipho atlanticus DSM 15807 DNA window includes the following coding sequences:
- the rpmB gene encoding 50S ribosomal protein L28: MAKCQVCGKGPVSGKNVSHSNRRTNRWFRPNLQKVRVLLDDGTVKRMWVCTDCLSAGKVKRYVSKSSTEVEA; encoded by the coding sequence ATGGCAAAATGTCAAGTTTGTGGTAAAGGACCCGTATCTGGAAAAAATGTATCACATTCTAACAGAAGGACAAACAGATGGTTTAGACCTAATCTTCAAAAAGTTAGAGTTTTGCTCGATGACGGAACAGTAAAAAGAATGTGGGTTTGTACAGATTGTCTAAGTGCAGGAAAAGTCAAGAGATACGTTAGTAAATCGAGCACAGAGGTGGAGGCTTAA